In a genomic window of Balneolales bacterium ANBcel1:
- a CDS encoding very short patch repair endonuclease yields MSKIRSKNTKPEITLRSALHQLGYRFRVHKKDLPGNPDIVLPKYNTIIFVNGCFWHYHKDCREGRIPNTNTKFWKEKLKRNVERDKKNQAILKKNGWRVIVFWECDIENEPEIIIRKVLQSLKTD; encoded by the coding sequence ATGTCAAAAATCCGGTCAAAGAATACTAAGCCGGAAATAACATTACGTTCTGCATTGCATCAACTTGGATACCGATTCAGGGTTCATAAAAAGGATTTACCAGGAAATCCAGACATTGTCTTACCTAAATACAATACTATAATATTTGTAAATGGCTGTTTTTGGCACTATCACAAAGATTGCAGGGAAGGACGAATTCCTAATACTAACACTAAGTTTTGGAAAGAAAAATTGAAAAGAAATGTAGAACGTGACAAAAAAAATCAAGCAATCCTTAAAAAAAATGGATGGCGTGTAATTGTATTTTGGGAATGTGATATTGAAAATGAACCAGAAATAATAATCAGAAAAGTTCTTCAAAGTCTTAAAACTGATTGA
- a CDS encoding DNA cytosine methyltransferase, with protein sequence MKHNDQIDKIPIVSFFSGGGFLDMGFEMSGFKTVFSNEIDEDFAQFYKEGMSSWSGEKREVSTICDIDEVATGEIKKLVKGQFGIIGGPPCQDFSIRGSKNGFDGLRGTLTYHYYERIMDLQPDFFLMENVPGLVLLKKTKKAFNAILDLFREEYLISSESLNALHYGVPQNRERLFVFGVKKSLVKDISLYTLNDLWFNWPVPTYPKAETSYNWGEPKGRGLEMKAKKLPEPPPELCVGELLVNNSDKQVIPNASDFFKLKNPSKIKKIVEGDTYRPSFKRLHRKKYSPTVCYGNNEVHLHPVYNRRLSVREALRIQGIPDSYVISTPEMLTKKFKMIGNGVPVPLVHQIALSIRKFLNELEQYNPKLNGHLVKGKAKPGDVKNPVKEY encoded by the coding sequence ATGAAGCATAACGACCAAATAGATAAAATACCCATCGTATCATTTTTCAGTGGTGGTGGCTTTTTAGATATGGGTTTTGAAATGTCTGGATTTAAAACTGTCTTTTCCAATGAAATAGATGAGGATTTTGCACAATTTTATAAAGAGGGCATGAGCAGTTGGTCAGGTGAGAAAAGGGAGGTAAGCACAATATGTGATATTGATGAAGTTGCTACTGGTGAAATTAAAAAATTGGTAAAGGGGCAGTTCGGTATTATTGGTGGCCCCCCTTGCCAGGATTTTTCGATTAGAGGTTCAAAAAATGGTTTCGATGGTTTGAGAGGGACATTAACCTATCATTATTATGAACGCATTATGGATTTACAGCCAGACTTTTTCCTGATGGAGAATGTACCTGGACTGGTGTTGTTGAAAAAAACAAAGAAGGCTTTCAATGCAATATTGGACTTGTTCCGTGAAGAGTACTTGATAAGCTCTGAAAGTCTCAATGCCTTGCACTATGGTGTTCCTCAAAACAGAGAAAGACTATTTGTGTTTGGGGTTAAGAAAAGTCTTGTAAAGGACATATCTCTCTACACGCTTAATGATTTATGGTTCAACTGGCCTGTACCAACCTATCCCAAAGCGGAAACATCTTACAACTGGGGAGAACCTAAAGGCAGGGGTTTGGAAATGAAAGCGAAAAAACTACCAGAACCACCCCCTGAATTATGTGTTGGAGAATTATTGGTTAACAATAGCGATAAACAGGTAATACCAAATGCCAGCGATTTTTTTAAACTCAAAAACCCCTCGAAGATTAAGAAAATTGTCGAAGGAGATACTTACCGTCCTTCTTTTAAAAGGCTCCATAGAAAGAAGTATAGTCCTACGGTATGTTATGGGAATAACGAGGTTCATCTGCATCCTGTTTACAACAGGAGGTTATCTGTGAGGGAAGCATTAAGAATCCAGGGTATTCCTGATTCTTATGTAATATCTACTCCTGAAATGTTGACTAAAAAATTCAAGATGATTGGTAATGGTGTACCTGTGCCGTTAGTACATCAAATTGCGTTATCGATCAGGAAGTTTTTAAATGAGTTGGAACAATACAATCCTAAATTGAATGGACATTTGGTCAAAGGAAAAGCGAAGCCAGGTGATGTCAAAAATCCGGTCAAAGAATACTAA
- a CDS encoding DEAD/DEAH box helicase: MKDPIGSFETVKENFIRYVKTAFKTKFDSLEDEREGLLNEDKVLYRQPWIEPLPEYKSSGKTINDLSAEDLPDLNEEQQNTFKGLVSQGLIPGYQLHAHQAQMLKEALSGKNCIITSGTGSGKTESFLLPLFAQLSKELSSWSIPGQIGQHTDSWWRESLSPRDIVDTENGFVLSNDVQQRAYETRPQAMRAMILYPMNALVEDQMTRLRIALDSSPVKQWFNENTRGNAISFGRYNGSTPVAGKLERLNEDGIPEINTTKVNTLTRELQAIERNQQKVEEYIQQERQKGNEVDETELKSFFQRLDGSEMRCRFDMQAAPPDIMITNFSMLSIMLMRDIDGPVFEKTRQWLACEDLPDDQRTHEKPNRIFHLVIDELHLYRGTQGTEIAYLLKLVMKRLGLYPDHPQLRILASSASLEPNDEKSLEYVGDFFGFRKDDVKNKFKIVTGELSPVDPLREEDALLPTNPFIEVCKAYKSTRHQVDDPAFSEACASAGNTLRKAFGIDDNISSIEDYLQLLLHPKIKLRERFFDACSVVQGGKKVPRPVCAFRRPGDGNPPDLPYFFEALFGQVNEEELRQAARGLLIARSLFDEPQYKNLFQQAGRSLQKFRFHYFFRNIEGMWASTSQENPEDSRTSGKLYPVPRIKSEDGHRVLELLYCDNCGTTLFGGKRGAPGDTNAFCELLPVSPNIEGIPEKTPAKLVEKRTYQEYGVFWPQGDQEFIPHERTRGEWDHPHDAWWRQITVENATSTEYTAQWVEAYLNKYSGDVVPYSIEVEEKPKNWVNGYFLRVLRDSDNSDVADTRLQANRDEFGNMIDTHKSLPCTCPACGVNEQYRAKGSSIRGFRTGFAKTTQLFAKELVYQLPDSAKQRKLVVFSDSREDAAQIANGIERNHFTDLLREILIRELQNNLLTKAKIVEALENGEDTTEFEEFNSSQFYEIEEAFEEINTISADESNPRKKQRREKAIQKVEKIKTRTIRVNDLIHLMNTDECAPLIKSFVQIGVNPGGPSIHLQNIPRTNTPWYSMFDFEAGTWSNDNPEFQEEIKRGTLVQLASLFFGNLFYSLEASGLGYLTVNHAAAPLEFNAGRAGLARDRFLEVINSSIRILGHKYKYTPNDFDNPRTLDVSDYNSFPSLLRKYIRRVAEFNGIDERNLGESVLNTLTALNVLNNQGINLQELYIKVANGDDPVWESPRGERPNLHKSAGICTQFPEGPQLPDNPTSNCRNFWNNNYLSYHSAVEKRNSIRLHCEELTGQTDDQFERQRHFRDIILQDDGQPLAKSIDLLSVTTTLEVGVDIGSLQAVMLANMPPQRFNYQQRVGRAGRRGQAFSVILTFCRGRSHDEFYFNHTDKITGDPPPTPFLTMGQDRILKRLLSKEVLRQAFATLRTDIREDLLTLSRNERQTSVHGEFGKTDHWKNYMESVQEWITHNREEIERTIEALKPGIDPNKKQELADWITSNSGDGFMAKVNQVIENDEISTIDISEKLAEGGVLPMFGMPTSVRNLYHEITYDGRDYSLKSIDRNTDLAIYEFSPGAQKTKDKAIHTSIGFTDDYFTRNGRWGDPVISHGSPFYNERWMVKCKTCNFVATQQEKPEQDICEYCGETERVDIFPIKSPVAYRTNLSSGSDSKENTEITLSRPPILAESNDEESLVQETTDSNFLAKLADRDITWRVNTNGDMLFEGKQVRTGNLFPFNRNQWFNFSNQWILRGVEDNSEYGYRLNIHDNEDAYEKIALAAHKNTEILRIHPTHISPALTLDMFDQASSLNYAGIRSAFYSAAFLLQRVIADKLDVDPVEIEIADIRKISLENGRNTAEIILTDELPNGSGFVRHLFKNISDIILKTINKQDDKEYLAQIHSNTHRDGCKDACYDCLKVFRNMNYHGLLDWRLGIALMRVMANKNYMAGTDGQFNEFLELEGWPEDVIRLRDSFAESFDFEVLEEFELPAVLVSKTRTYYVIIIHPFWNCKINENGLPDVPDNTWLAERVFEIFQEAQENNGVIRFVDTFNLHRRPGWCYQKLFNE, from the coding sequence ATGAAAGATCCTATTGGTTCATTTGAAACTGTAAAAGAAAACTTCATCCGATATGTTAAAACGGCTTTTAAGACCAAGTTTGACAGCTTGGAAGATGAACGGGAAGGACTGTTAAATGAAGACAAAGTACTTTACAGGCAGCCATGGATTGAACCATTACCTGAATATAAATCAAGCGGAAAAACTATTAATGACCTTTCGGCTGAAGATTTACCGGACCTAAATGAGGAGCAGCAGAATACCTTCAAAGGCTTGGTCAGTCAAGGGCTTATACCGGGTTATCAACTTCATGCCCATCAAGCCCAAATGCTAAAGGAAGCATTATCCGGGAAGAACTGTATTATTACCTCCGGAACAGGCTCTGGCAAAACTGAATCATTCCTTTTACCTCTGTTTGCACAATTATCAAAAGAACTTTCCTCATGGAGTATTCCTGGCCAAATAGGACAACATACCGATAGTTGGTGGAGAGAATCGCTAAGTCCAAGGGATATTGTAGATACTGAAAACGGTTTTGTTCTTAGTAATGACGTTCAGCAAAGAGCATATGAAACTCGCCCTCAGGCTATGCGGGCCATGATATTATATCCTATGAACGCTCTGGTGGAAGACCAGATGACCCGTTTAAGAATTGCTCTGGATTCAAGCCCTGTAAAACAGTGGTTTAATGAGAACACCAGGGGAAATGCAATTTCATTTGGAAGGTACAATGGTTCAACGCCAGTCGCGGGAAAGCTGGAAAGGTTGAATGAGGATGGTATCCCGGAAATCAATACCACGAAGGTGAATACACTTACCCGGGAGTTACAGGCAATCGAAAGGAACCAACAAAAAGTTGAGGAATATATACAGCAAGAAAGGCAAAAGGGAAATGAAGTTGATGAGACAGAGCTAAAGTCTTTCTTTCAGAGACTTGATGGTTCTGAAATGAGATGCCGATTCGACATGCAAGCTGCCCCGCCTGATATAATGATTACTAACTTTTCCATGTTAAGTATTATGCTAATGCGGGATATTGACGGCCCGGTTTTCGAGAAAACACGCCAGTGGCTTGCTTGTGAAGACCTGCCAGATGATCAACGTACCCATGAAAAACCAAACAGAATATTCCATCTTGTTATTGATGAACTGCATTTGTACCGAGGAACACAAGGGACAGAAATAGCATACTTGCTAAAATTGGTTATGAAGCGCTTAGGATTATATCCAGACCATCCTCAGTTGAGAATATTAGCCTCCAGTGCTTCTTTGGAGCCAAATGATGAAAAAAGCTTGGAGTATGTTGGAGACTTCTTTGGATTCAGGAAGGATGATGTAAAGAATAAATTCAAGATAGTTACAGGTGAATTAAGTCCGGTGGATCCATTGCGGGAAGAAGATGCCCTATTGCCAACCAATCCCTTTATTGAAGTTTGCAAGGCATACAAATCAACAAGACATCAGGTTGATGATCCGGCATTTTCGGAAGCATGTGCGTCGGCAGGTAATACTTTACGTAAAGCCTTCGGGATTGACGACAATATTTCATCTATTGAGGACTACTTACAATTGCTCCTTCACCCAAAAATCAAGCTCCGTGAAAGGTTTTTTGATGCTTGCAGCGTGGTACAGGGTGGAAAAAAAGTGCCCCGTCCAGTTTGTGCTTTCAGAAGGCCTGGAGACGGAAACCCTCCTGATCTTCCTTATTTCTTTGAGGCCCTGTTTGGGCAAGTGAATGAAGAAGAATTACGCCAGGCAGCAAGGGGGCTGTTAATAGCACGTTCCCTGTTTGATGAACCCCAGTATAAGAATCTATTCCAGCAAGCTGGAAGGAGCTTGCAAAAGTTTCGGTTTCATTACTTTTTCAGGAACATTGAGGGAATGTGGGCTTCTACATCGCAAGAAAACCCTGAGGATTCAAGAACATCTGGTAAACTCTACCCTGTACCGAGAATCAAATCGGAAGACGGACATCGTGTACTAGAACTTTTGTATTGTGATAATTGTGGTACAACACTTTTTGGCGGTAAAAGGGGAGCACCAGGTGACACGAATGCTTTCTGCGAATTACTTCCAGTAAGCCCTAACATCGAGGGCATCCCTGAAAAAACACCAGCAAAACTGGTGGAAAAAAGAACATACCAGGAATATGGTGTATTCTGGCCTCAAGGTGATCAGGAGTTTATTCCTCATGAACGGACACGGGGTGAATGGGATCATCCTCACGATGCTTGGTGGAGGCAAATAACCGTAGAAAATGCAACTTCTACTGAATATACAGCTCAATGGGTTGAAGCATACCTAAATAAATACTCAGGCGATGTGGTTCCATACAGCATTGAAGTTGAAGAAAAACCTAAAAACTGGGTAAATGGTTATTTTTTAAGGGTACTCAGGGATTCGGATAACTCCGATGTTGCTGATACCAGGTTACAAGCAAACAGAGATGAGTTTGGAAATATGATTGACACGCACAAATCACTTCCCTGTACCTGTCCGGCTTGTGGTGTCAATGAACAGTACAGGGCTAAAGGATCATCAATTCGTGGATTCAGGACTGGTTTCGCAAAAACCACCCAGTTATTTGCAAAGGAGTTGGTTTATCAGTTACCTGACAGTGCTAAGCAAAGAAAGCTCGTCGTGTTTTCTGACAGCCGGGAAGATGCAGCACAAATCGCTAATGGAATAGAAAGAAACCACTTTACGGATTTACTACGTGAAATACTGATCCGGGAGCTGCAAAATAACCTGTTGACGAAAGCCAAGATTGTGGAAGCACTAGAAAATGGAGAAGACACCACCGAGTTTGAGGAATTTAATTCATCACAATTTTATGAAATCGAGGAAGCATTTGAGGAAATCAATACAATTAGTGCTGATGAAAGCAATCCAAGGAAGAAACAACGGAGAGAGAAGGCTATCCAGAAGGTTGAAAAAATAAAAACCCGGACAATCCGTGTGAATGACCTTATACATCTGATGAATACGGATGAATGTGCTCCTTTAATCAAAAGTTTCGTGCAAATCGGAGTTAATCCAGGTGGTCCTTCCATCCATCTGCAAAACATTCCCCGCACAAACACCCCTTGGTATTCAATGTTTGATTTCGAGGCAGGAACTTGGTCGAATGACAACCCTGAATTTCAGGAAGAAATTAAAAGGGGTACATTGGTTCAATTGGCCAGCCTATTTTTTGGGAACTTGTTCTATTCTCTTGAAGCTTCAGGATTGGGCTATTTGACCGTAAACCATGCTGCTGCTCCTTTGGAATTTAACGCTGGCAGAGCAGGATTAGCCCGTGACCGATTCTTAGAGGTAATAAACTCGTCCATCCGGATACTTGGCCACAAGTATAAATACACGCCCAATGATTTTGATAATCCGCGTACTCTTGATGTTTCGGACTACAATTCATTCCCATCCCTATTAAGAAAATATATCAGAAGAGTTGCAGAATTCAATGGCATCGATGAAAGGAATTTAGGAGAATCAGTATTGAATACATTAACAGCACTTAATGTTTTAAATAATCAGGGAATTAATTTACAAGAGTTATACATCAAGGTTGCAAACGGGGATGATCCTGTATGGGAAAGTCCAAGAGGTGAACGACCGAACCTGCATAAATCTGCCGGTATTTGCACCCAGTTTCCAGAAGGTCCTCAATTGCCAGATAACCCAACAAGTAATTGCAGAAACTTCTGGAACAACAATTATCTTTCTTATCATTCTGCTGTTGAAAAACGGAATTCAATACGGCTGCATTGTGAGGAGTTGACCGGGCAAACGGATGACCAGTTTGAACGTCAAAGACATTTCAGGGATATTATCCTGCAAGATGATGGGCAACCGTTGGCAAAGAGCATTGACCTTTTAAGTGTAACAACAACCCTGGAAGTTGGTGTGGATATTGGTTCATTACAAGCAGTGATGCTGGCCAATATGCCACCACAACGGTTCAATTACCAGCAACGGGTGGGTCGTGCTGGACGGAGAGGTCAGGCATTTTCAGTAATCCTTACCTTTTGCAGGGGCCGCAGCCATGATGAATTCTATTTTAACCACACTGATAAAATTACAGGTGATCCACCACCAACTCCATTTTTAACAATGGGTCAAGATAGGATCTTAAAGCGACTTCTTTCAAAAGAAGTATTAAGGCAAGCCTTTGCAACACTCAGGACAGATATACGCGAAGATTTATTGACCCTTTCCAGAAACGAAAGACAGACAAGCGTTCATGGAGAATTTGGAAAAACTGACCATTGGAAAAACTATATGGAAAGTGTGCAGGAATGGATTACTCATAACCGTGAGGAAATAGAAAGAACAATTGAAGCATTAAAGCCTGGTATTGACCCAAACAAGAAGCAAGAACTGGCAGACTGGATAACCAGCAATAGTGGTGACGGCTTTATGGCAAAAGTCAACCAAGTTATTGAGAACGATGAAATTTCAACAATTGACATATCGGAAAAACTCGCAGAGGGCGGTGTATTACCTATGTTTGGTATGCCAACCTCTGTCCGCAACCTTTACCATGAAATAACCTACGATGGACGAGACTACAGTCTCAAATCCATTGACAGGAATACAGACCTTGCCATATACGAGTTTTCTCCTGGCGCCCAAAAAACAAAAGACAAGGCTATACATACTTCAATAGGTTTCACTGATGATTATTTCACGAGAAATGGCCGTTGGGGTGACCCGGTAATTTCTCATGGCTCCCCATTTTATAACGAAAGATGGATGGTCAAATGCAAAACATGCAATTTCGTAGCAACACAACAGGAGAAACCAGAGCAAGATATTTGTGAATATTGCGGTGAGACAGAAAGGGTAGATATTTTCCCCATTAAGTCACCGGTTGCCTACCGTACTAATTTGTCTAGCGGAAGCGATTCAAAGGAAAACACCGAAATAACCCTCTCAAGACCTCCTATACTTGCCGAAAGCAATGATGAAGAATCCCTGGTACAAGAAACTACCGATAGTAATTTCCTGGCTAAACTTGCGGATAGGGATATTACATGGCGGGTCAATACCAATGGGGATATGCTGTTTGAAGGGAAACAGGTAAGAACTGGGAACCTTTTCCCATTTAACCGGAACCAATGGTTTAATTTCAGTAACCAATGGATATTAAGAGGAGTAGAGGATAATAGTGAGTACGGATACCGGTTAAATATCCATGACAATGAAGATGCTTATGAAAAAATCGCACTTGCTGCTCATAAGAATACTGAAATTTTAAGAATTCATCCAACCCATATTTCACCTGCCCTTACTCTGGATATGTTTGACCAGGCGTCATCTTTGAATTATGCCGGAATAAGGTCAGCATTTTACTCCGCAGCATTCCTGTTGCAAAGGGTAATCGCAGACAAACTTGATGTGGATCCGGTTGAAATAGAGATAGCAGACATAAGAAAGATATCTTTAGAAAATGGTAGAAATACGGCTGAAATAATCCTGACTGACGAGCTTCCGAATGGTTCCGGGTTTGTCAGGCATTTATTCAAAAACATCAGCGATATTATACTTAAAACAATTAATAAACAAGATGATAAAGAATATTTGGCACAAATACATTCGAATACACACAGGGATGGTTGTAAAGATGCCTGTTATGACTGCTTGAAGGTTTTCAGGAATATGAATTATCACGGTTTGCTTGACTGGCGGTTAGGCATTGCTTTAATGCGGGTGATGGCTAACAAAAATTATATGGCAGGAACTGATGGTCAATTTAATGAATTTCTTGAATTGGAAGGATGGCCTGAAGATGTCATACGTCTCCGGGACAGTTTTGCAGAAAGTTTTGATTTTGAAGTATTGGAGGAATTTGAATTACCTGCGGTTCTGGTCTCCAAAACTAGGACATACTATGTAATCATCATTCACCCATTTTGGAATTGCAAAATAAATGAAAATGGATTGCCAGATGTTCCTGATAACACCTGGTTAGCCGAACGTGTATTTGAGATTTTCCAGGAAGCACAGGAAAATAACGGAGTAATACGGTTCGTGGATACTTTTAACCTTCACAGGAGGCCGGGATGGTGTTATCAAAAATTGTTTAATGAATGA
- a CDS encoding PD-(D/E)XK nuclease family protein, giving the protein MMKELTTILKPLKRISPSRYTAINRCPYRVVLANSYSSPLLPYPPANHLGNVIHECIRLIVTGEIKRSTEFDAIWNRLLAKQEKALEDMGFGFFTPLSENVPGYTIKKLQVKSLLKSRDKSEVQEDKNTDTNTLTEKWLEAQDSLIGGYADIIITRNGCTKLSDFKSGKIILEEGEIKEEYEDQLKLYAYLYNEVYRKYPDELSIIDLEKKEYPVAFTPQECEVLASKSRDALSEINSFIEMDDLEALAKPDFDNCNSCLYRPACNFYWELPLSETDSIFRDVSGNLANVRQFHNGNLNATLNTYDNELTVSHITNDYLPFLTGAVGKKVAFYNVKQGVKPENYQALKTTKIYEA; this is encoded by the coding sequence ATGATGAAGGAATTAACGACCATACTAAAACCCCTTAAACGGATTTCTCCAAGCCGGTACACCGCTATAAACAGGTGTCCATACAGGGTAGTTCTCGCTAATTCGTATTCCTCCCCTTTATTACCCTATCCGCCTGCAAATCATTTAGGAAATGTTATACATGAATGTATCCGGCTTATTGTAACAGGTGAAATTAAGAGAAGTACGGAGTTTGATGCGATTTGGAACCGCTTGCTGGCAAAGCAGGAAAAAGCTCTTGAAGATATGGGATTTGGATTTTTTACTCCATTGAGTGAAAATGTACCTGGTTACACCATCAAAAAATTACAAGTAAAATCCCTGCTCAAAAGCCGGGACAAATCGGAAGTACAGGAAGACAAAAATACGGATACCAATACCCTGACCGAAAAATGGCTTGAAGCACAAGATTCATTAATCGGTGGGTATGCGGATATAATTATAACTCGGAACGGTTGTACCAAGCTGTCTGACTTCAAAAGTGGAAAGATTATTCTTGAAGAAGGGGAGATTAAAGAGGAATATGAGGATCAACTAAAGCTGTATGCTTATTTGTATAATGAAGTATATAGAAAATATCCCGATGAGCTTTCAATTATTGACCTCGAAAAGAAGGAATATCCGGTAGCTTTCACTCCACAGGAATGTGAAGTTCTTGCAAGTAAGTCAAGGGATGCGCTGTCTGAGATAAATAGTTTTATTGAAATGGATGATCTTGAAGCACTTGCAAAACCTGACTTTGATAACTGTAATAGCTGTCTTTACCGTCCGGCCTGTAACTTTTATTGGGAGCTTCCGCTGTCTGAAACAGATTCAATATTTAGGGATGTAAGTGGAAATCTTGCAAATGTAAGACAGTTCCACAACGGAAACCTGAATGCCACCTTGAATACATATGATAACGAGCTGACAGTTTCCCATATAACCAACGATTATTTGCCTTTTCTGACAGGTGCCGTTGGCAAAAAAGTGGCATTTTATAACGTTAAGCAAGGTGTTAAGCCTGAAAACTATCAAGCACTTAAAACAACAAAAATATATGAAGCATAA